Genomic window (Neodiprion lecontei isolate iyNeoLeco1 chromosome 7, iyNeoLeco1.1, whole genome shotgun sequence):
TAACAATAACGCGATACATgcataatatatacgtataaatacgtAAAGAGACTGAACAACCATACGATAAAAACAGAATAGCGTGTTATTATGTTTCAGGCGATAGTGCTCGCCCTGGTTCTAGGAAGCATAATCATCGGCACAGTGATAGGAAATATTCTAGTCTGCGTGGCGGTGTTTCTAGTTAAGAAACTCCGTCGGCCCTGCAATTACCTTTTGGTCAGCCTGGCTGTGAGCGACATTTGCGTGGCCTTACTCGTGATGCCGATGGCATTGCTGTACGAAATACTTGGAAGCTGGCCCTTCAACTCGACGATATGTGATCTCTGGGTCAGCTTCGACGTCCTCAGCTGCGCCGCGAGCATATTGAACCTTTGCGTCATATCCGTAGACAGGTGAGAGAGACACGTCGGTAAGAATCCCGAAGGTtactaaaatttcaaaaccatAAGTACGATTCAATTTGGCACTGGGATCAAATGAACCACGCAAACATAACCCGTGAGATAAATAACCTGGAAAAACGTGAACTGCGACAAGAATTGTACACGCAATCATAACCCGTGACGAAAATAACCCACACAAAAATAACCCATGACCGAAAATAACTCGTGACCAAAAGTAACCCGTTTAAAAATAACTCACGAGAACACAGCCCGTGACCAAAAATAACCCAAGGCAAAAATAACTCATGACCAAAAATAACTTACGACAAAGATAACCcacaaaaaaatgaatcaaaaaaaaaaaaacaaaaaaaaacataacctATGACAAAAATGACCCAAAAAATATAACGCATGACCGAAAATaattcgtataaaaataacCCATGACCGAAAATAGCCCGTTGAAAAATGACCCACAAATGCTTAACTTGCTTAACTTAACAAATGCTTTTTGCCTTAAATGCTTTAAGGCAAAAATAACTCATGACCAAAAATAACTTACGACGAAGATAACCGGTACAAAAATAACTGAAAAGAAACATAACTCGTGATAAAAATGATCCACAAAACATAACGCATGACCAAAAATAACTCACACAAAAATAATCCATAACCAAAAATAACCCGCATAAAATAACACATGCGAAGTTTAATTTGATTCAATACGATTTGATTTCTCGTCAATACCTCGGCATAGATTATTCTTTGCTTGGATTACTGTTGTTGGTGTTATTTTTAcgctgacgatgaaaaaaaaaaaaaccagagcCTCGAAGCGTTCGCGGTGAATGTTTCTTGAAAATTGGGCGATATCCgactttattttgttattgtgTACTTGAACAGTTCATGAAAAAGTTATTAcgtcgtatttttcttccttcaatTGCACAACaattattgtttatattaGTTAGGGAAAAGTAAGAAAGTAGAGAAAGGATAAAGCTTTCCTAAGTGTGAAAAAGGAATATTCTagtaacaatattattattattaaagtaTTTCTCATCaccatatttttattttctgtatcGCGAATGCTTCCTAATTTCTGCATCCAATGCATTATGGTGGAAAGTTTCTGAGAATTCGGTgctctgaaaaatttcattttttcatcatatggaaaatgaaaaaaaaaaaaaaaaacgacttcACTATTGCCCTTATTTCTCCGAACACCGTCACATTTCGATTGaaatcatgattttttttttttctttatgagTAAACAGAACATGGcggtagaaaagaaaaagaaaaacaaccgCGGGCGAAACatcggtgaaatatttttccaacagttatttacatttatttttttttcaatttgtatttcttttttttttttttactactctTTTCCCCAACGATGACAAACAACTCAAAACAGTGAACGAACAATTAACGAATTTGTTGTAAATACTCAACGATGTTACAAATATACATGATGTACATATATCGCGCTAAATTCTGAAAGCTGGGAAAAAATCGAGGACGCGATATAAATTATGAGAGTAAAAATTCCACCCACTACACATCTACTCGGATCGAATTTAGTTGTACCGGAATGACAAATTGGCCATCGGTAAAATTTCTCGTAGAAAGTTTTGTTTCGtcgattcatttatttatttatgtgtttttttttttgttttttttttttttcgtcgggTTTTTATTCGGACTCGGGATATTCTCGCCATTCGCGAGGGTGAGAGTTCGGAACTTCGTTTGCAGCTGGTTTGTGTAAATTGTGAGACGAGTTCGCGAATCGATGATTGAGGCGTGCGAAATTAAAaggtgaaatgaaatgaaataaaacagagaacgaaacaaatcaaaataaaaaaaaataaaaaaaaaaagaaacaatccACCGTTATATCAGACGGTATGCACGTATTAATCAATCAGATTGTCCTGTCATTTTTCAGTATAACGAGTCAACGAAATTGCGTGGGCTTAACACGTTTGGTTATTTGAcgtttgagattttttttcggtccatatttcccccccctccccccctcgaTGTAATtgaatacaatattatatatttttttggtaaaattgattattaacgTCAGAGAAACGAGGATTGTCTAATCTGCTAGGAATTATCAGCTGTAAAACAAATCTTCGAACTAAGGGTGAAACGatattaatcgattaattgaagTCGCCGGTTGATCGGTTTGGATGAATGGATGAAAGATAAATTAAAGGGATCGGTTCACCGATCGAACGAATAAGATGATCGGTTGAAAGGGTCGATTGATCGATCAATCGTGAGTTTTGATCAAATCATTTTTACGAGTTAATTCAACTATCGGAAAAGCGGCAAATCGGAGAAATGATTTATGGGGAAAAATGATGTATCGGAAAAACTATCGACGAGCAAGAATTATGAAGTGGATAAACTGTTTAGTGGAAAAACGTTCAGCCGGATGAACTATTGGCGAGAAAATTACGAACTGGAAAAACTGTCGAGTGGAAAAATGATGAACCGGAAAAACTATTAATGGGcaagaattattaatttggAATAAGCGTTAATCGGAAAAACtatcgagtgaaaaaaatgatgaaccGGAAAAACTGTCGGTGGGAAAAATTGCGAATCGGAAAAACTGTCGAACAAAACTACTCACCGGAAAAACGATTTATCGGGGAAAATTGTGAATCGGGAAAACGATGAATCGGAAAATCCATGAACCGGGAAAACGAAGAATCGGAAGAATGATAAATCAGAACTAAACGATAACGAGAAAAACGACGGATcggaaaaatgattaattggaAAATCGACGAATCGGGTAACAACTATTCGGAAAACGAACGAtccaaaaattacaaaaaacagTTGATCCAAGCCTACgtttaatcgattaatcgcaattctctgagttgaaattttcctTTGTCTATTTTGTTTACCAACATTATTTTatggctgaaaaaaaaatacacacacacacacacacacacatacatacacaaaCAATACATGGTTAAATTCATGGAGTACGatgtcaaaaataaaaaaaaatatatacgttaCAATACGAAACTAATCTTTCAATTTCACCACTCGCAATCACCGTCACGATGAAAAACGATCGACCAAAAAGAAACTACATGTTTGTCGTTTTCAGGTTTATCCCATTCGTTCGAATCACCACGCATtgcgatataaaaattttgtatacacgattattgttttttcaattttccaagttAAATTTATCCAACCGGCGTCACTTTTACGCAGCGTGATGTTGATCTTGGACAGAAATCGTGATATGTAATTCGAACAgctaataatataatacacatCCATACATACATAACCAGCCACGggaatagaaaattattttcgtcaATCGCTaatggttttgaaaaaattttgtttccgGTATCGATCATCGTCGAAATGTTTATTTAGTAAATTTCAAACCAATCAAAATCACAGCGATATCGAAACGCCTTCGCTAATTCGGGGGTCTCGTTTTATTTCAATGCCGTTTCGTCGTCAGGTACAACGCCATTACAAAACCGCTCGAGTACGGCGTTAAGAGGACGCCGAAGAGGATGGTGTTGTGGGTCAGTTTCGTATGGCTCGGAGCTGCCTGCATCAGCTTGCCGCCTCTCCTGATCATGGGAAACGAGCATACTCATTCGAAAACCGGAGCCAAGCAGTGCGCCGTCTGTCAGAACTTCTTTTATCAGATATACGCGACCCTGGCCAGCTTCTACATACCGCTGATCGTCATGATTGTCGTGAGTATTGAGACCAATTTCACGAATGATGATTGCTTGTtttattgattgatttttttttccccatgaAAAAAGGAACCTTAGCTAGCGTGTATGTCGAAAAAAGTGAAGTGGTGcaagtgaaaaaatgattttgcgttgcaattaccaaaaaaggatcgacgatagcggaaaattccaacaatgttcaaacagttctttttttaacgttacctcttttactcaatttttctagttaccgtaacaaatgaaatttttccaagcgAACGAATAGAAAATCCGTTGCAATGACTGTGCAGAAAATTTGAACTAGGAAATCGGGGAAATCGGAAAATTCTCGGAGAATTTTCGTGCTTTGAATAACTCGGCAAAAATTCTTCAAGTCTTTGTGAaacttttggaaaaattgaaaagatatTTTCGTTCTATTTGtcgaaattatttcagatttgttAATAATGATTGAcgagaaattaaatattcattcgtttgAGATcgaacgaataatttttttcattttcacattGACATAGtatcttcttattttcattgtaCCGTTCTCCAGAAGTTACCTCGAACGATAATTTACACGACGCTTTCTAAAGCACGATAGTAAATGTTACTGTTGAAAAAGTTCCTTCTACCCgaaattttgttgcaaaattgAACTTGGCAATTGTTTTAGAGAAACAAAAACgcctttttttcttaccttcaAATAAATTCGAACGTGTTTGCAGTCTACGAAATGTAGACGGAAACGTTTCGAGTCTTTGCATTTAATTCCTAAAACAAACATGTCCAAGTTTTACGAATTGCGAAAGCTTCAGCTACGAAATCTCATCTCGCAAAAAGCTGCGACACCTTCCCGAGGTTTTTTcgaacgttaaaaaaaaagaaagaaagaaagaaagaaaaaaagagtcGAAACAAAGTGACAAACGTACGTTTAAATCCAACAtgtcaaaattatttccaaaacgaaattttatcataCCATCGAATTgcacttttcaatttttcaattgagCTTCACGGAACCAGCAGATTTCCTtccacttgaaatttttacaacaaattttGGTCTCGTTGattattttagtaaaaaaatggagttttttttttttctttttcgttcaaCTAAATTGAAACCTGCTTGGAGTCTGCAAAAAGCGGACGGAAACTTTCAGTCTTGCACTTAATTTCTGAAATAAACATGCCCAAGTTTTACGAAATGCGATAGCTTCCGCCTCGAAAGCTCAATGTCGGAAAAAGCTGCGACACTTTTTCTGAGTTTTTTTTCGTACTTTCCTGGTTAAAGGTGTACTACAAGATCTTTTGCGCCGCGAGAAAGATTGTGCTGGAAGAGAGACGGGCCCAGAATCACCTGGAGGCACACTGCTACCTGGATATCGAACCGGCTTCTCAACCCACGGCCATAGCTAATCGCCAACTCATCTCCGACGTTCACGCCTCCCAGGGCAGCCCCCCTTGCAAGCAGCACCGAAGCTCCAGCGGGTCGACTACGGTGAGATAATCATTGACCTGCATTACTCTTCGTCTGAAATTCGCTATCACTTGACTCGAACCGCGTGAACTTTTTTGCCTGCCGAGTGCCGCAAGCTTGGCTCAAAAACGGCCAGTTTTAAAGCTCGACTTTCGCGAAAAGGTACGAAAGTTTATCGACGACGTGCGCAGAGAATAGATTTTGTCGAATTTTAGTAATTTGGTGATCAATTATGGCGATGaaagctttttctttttttttttttttttttgattcgaaAATAGGCTCGTATTTgatgggtgaaaaaattgatcgtaATTTTATGAATCAGGTTATCAATTGCGAGTGAAATCGTGTTTGGACGGATCaacgaaacaatttttgttttttttttatacccttCGCAATATTTGGAATTTCTTAATAACTTCGAAATTTGTTCCGATCGAAATGATAAGAGGATAGATGGTCATTTCTCGATGTTGTTGAAAGGGAaaacttcctttttttctccgaaAACAGACAAAACGGTAAGTTATAGATGGAGTGAAGattagaaaagaagaagaagagtagATTTAGTTGGGTCGATAGGTTTACCGAGTTTTAGAAGATTTAGGCTTACCGTTATTATCGAAGTTCTTGAACTCGATGATCAGGCGCTTGACTGCTGCTGCAAGAACAACTTTGAACTACCAAATATACATTCTTTTGGAACAATTCCAACGAGTTTAGCTTATACGCTCGAATTAACtcggatattttattttaaatacgTCGCGGTTACGAAACTGATGGCTCTTACACTGATGTATTAAACTTATATTTTTACGGTACACGGTTCACCGGCCAGAAGGTAaaaaaggacaaaaaaaaataaaaaaaggaagaga
Coding sequences:
- the LOC107220836 gene encoding 5-hydroxytryptamine receptor 1 isoform X1, translated to MAGTSETYNVTWHPHLSASTPANEVHEQFFRDFPGKDSPYTTLQRVIMFQAIVLALVLGSIIIGTVIGNILVCVAVFLVKKLRRPCNYLLVSLAVSDICVALLVMPMALLYEILGSWPFNSTICDLWVSFDVLSCAASILNLCVISVDRYNAITKPLEYGVKRTPKRMVLWVSFVWLGAACISLPPLLIMGNEHTHSKTGAKQCAVCQNFFYQIYATLASFYIPLIVMIVVYYKIFCAARKIVLEERRAQNHLEAHCYLDIEPASQPTAIANRQLISDVHASQGSPPCKQHRSSSGSTTCSSNAVRCFAGGPRRSNESQCPMLQKVDKHTSSGAASIPMATKSTIIRNHLNSTCSVTNSPHRKKLRFQLAKERKASTTLGIIMSAFIVCWLPFFVLALVRPFLNESNAIPAALSSLFLWLGYCNSLLNPIIYATLNRDFRKPFREILYFRCGNLNHMMREEFYQSQYGDPVNNHVTRACDLESGGRLESHGVEALDVASNPANESFL